A DNA window from Massilia putida contains the following coding sequences:
- the flgK gene encoding flagellar hook-associated protein FlgK, with the protein MSILNNALSGAVASQLALSASSQNIANLQTKGYTRQSALLTAVAPAAGSAQAGNGVHVTQLLRFSDSYKTQQLWRSASDLGARSQTQPYMTQLEKVMGDDTASLSSGVDAFFSALNAVAGVDPTSTPLRQQVVTAAGLLSQRFNSLNNVFNAQLQSVRQQRSALVDSANSTIASIASLNAQIANANATGSNASTLVDARDQAIDSLATQMGLEVSDQPDGTRNVSLKTGQSLVLGGVAGKLSVGGGAAQTFSLTFAGSAFDLDTTKAGGQLGGLSAYEQDTLLPLQQGVADMAQQIADKVNTQLKAGYAMDGTPGKPLFVYNTGSTSNMLQVADGFQTSDLAFSGDGTPGDTGNLQKLVDIKSQSITLTKIGTVMVSDADTQLVGRLAVDSQQNKSALATAQTMRTQSEADWQSTSGVNQDEEAVHLVEYQNMYQANMKVMSVANALFDATLRMMG; encoded by the coding sequence ATGAGCATCCTGAACAACGCCCTGTCCGGAGCGGTCGCTTCACAACTGGCCCTGTCGGCCAGCAGCCAGAACATCGCCAACCTGCAGACCAAGGGTTACACGCGCCAATCTGCCCTGCTGACCGCTGTCGCACCGGCGGCCGGCTCGGCCCAGGCCGGCAACGGGGTTCACGTGACCCAGTTGCTGCGGTTCTCGGACAGCTACAAGACCCAGCAGCTGTGGCGCAGCGCGTCCGACCTGGGTGCGCGCTCGCAGACCCAGCCCTATATGACGCAGCTGGAAAAGGTGATGGGCGACGACACGGCCAGCCTGTCGAGCGGCGTCGACGCCTTTTTCTCTGCGCTGAATGCGGTAGCCGGCGTCGATCCGACGTCAACCCCGCTGCGCCAGCAGGTGGTGACGGCGGCTGGTCTGCTGTCGCAACGCTTCAATAGCCTGAACAACGTCTTCAACGCCCAGCTGCAATCCGTGCGCCAACAGCGCAGCGCGCTGGTCGATTCGGCCAACAGCACGATCGCATCGATCGCGTCGCTGAATGCCCAGATCGCGAACGCTAATGCCACCGGCAGCAATGCCTCGACCCTGGTGGACGCGCGCGACCAAGCCATCGACAGCCTGGCGACCCAGATGGGCCTGGAAGTCAGCGACCAACCGGACGGCACCCGCAACGTCTCGCTCAAGACGGGCCAGTCGCTCGTGCTGGGTGGCGTGGCCGGCAAGCTGTCCGTCGGCGGCGGCGCTGCGCAGACCTTCAGCCTGACGTTCGCCGGCTCCGCGTTCGACCTCGACACGACCAAGGCCGGCGGCCAGCTGGGCGGGCTGTCGGCCTATGAACAGGACACGCTGCTGCCGCTGCAGCAAGGCGTGGCCGACATGGCCCAGCAGATCGCCGACAAGGTCAACACCCAGCTCAAGGCCGGCTATGCCATGGACGGCACCCCGGGCAAGCCGCTGTTTGTCTACAACACGGGGAGCACGTCGAACATGCTGCAGGTGGCGGATGGCTTCCAGACCTCGGACCTCGCGTTTTCCGGCGACGGTACGCCCGGTGACACCGGTAACCTGCAAAAACTGGTCGACATTAAGAGCCAGTCGATCACGCTGACCAAGATCGGCACCGTGATGGTCAGCGACGCCGACACCCAGCTTGTAGGACGCCTCGCCGTGGACAGCCAGCAAAACAAGAGTGCGCTGGCCACTGCACAGACGATGCGCACCCAGTCCGAAGCGGACTGGCAGTCGACGAGCGGCGTCAACCAGGACGAGGAAGCCGTGCACCTTGTGGAATACCAGAACATGTACCAGGCCAACATGAAGGTGATGTCCGTCGCGAACGCGCTGTTCGACGCCACCTTGCGGATGATGGGTTAA
- a CDS encoding rod-binding protein — protein sequence MNNVNAIDPGTPDQAADQDKVAPAADKAYVAKATKAAIEFESFFISHMLHQMRESTRAIAPDDSPTKDKVNQDMTDMVDNMLAGNMAHQRAFGVADAILRQILPAPLNKSS from the coding sequence ATGAACAACGTCAATGCCATCGATCCGGGCACGCCGGACCAGGCCGCGGACCAGGACAAAGTGGCCCCCGCGGCCGACAAGGCTTATGTTGCCAAAGCAACCAAGGCCGCCATCGAATTCGAGAGCTTTTTCATCTCGCACATGCTGCACCAGATGCGCGAGAGCACGCGCGCCATCGCCCCGGACGACAGCCCGACCAAGGACAAAGTCAACCAAGACATGACGGACATGGTGGACAACATGTTGGCAGGAAATATGGCCCACCAGCGTGCCTTTGGCGTCGCCGATGCGATTTTGCGTCAGATATTGCCGGCCCCCCTTAATAAGTCGTCGTGA
- a CDS encoding flagellar basal body P-ring protein FlgI, translating into MTRTLRFASLTLAALLALPAFAAPVAKTAAVSPDTAILARTQPLRNLVSVEGVRENPLVGYGLVVGLNGSGDSTQVKYSSQSVVNMLKQFGVKLPEGEEAKNKNVAAVMVSAVFPPGYRRGQAIDVTVSSLGDAKSLRGGTLLLTQLRAADNEVYALAQGNLVVGGLSAAGKSGSSVTVNTPTGGRIPNGAQIEREIPTDFATRPAVLLRLRHPNFDTATNVVNAINRRFGQVATTADGTSVEVVAPTNPTERVAFVAKLENMAVEAGAEVPRVVFNSRTGTVVISDGLRVKSAAVTHGSLKVVISESSAVSQPGPFSRGQTQVTPQSKVSVDQGSGQMFHWPAGARLQTIIDTVNSLGASPDDIMAILQALDQAGAIEGELVVI; encoded by the coding sequence ATGACCCGAACTTTACGTTTCGCTTCCCTGACGCTGGCCGCGCTGCTGGCGCTGCCGGCATTCGCCGCCCCCGTGGCGAAGACCGCCGCCGTCAGCCCCGACACGGCCATCCTCGCCCGCACCCAACCGCTGCGCAACCTCGTCAGCGTCGAAGGCGTGCGCGAGAATCCGCTCGTCGGCTACGGCCTCGTCGTCGGCCTGAACGGCAGCGGCGACTCCACGCAGGTGAAGTATTCGAGCCAATCGGTCGTCAATATGCTGAAGCAGTTCGGCGTCAAGTTGCCGGAGGGCGAGGAAGCGAAGAACAAGAACGTGGCCGCCGTCATGGTCTCGGCCGTGTTCCCGCCCGGCTACCGCCGCGGCCAGGCGATCGACGTGACCGTCTCGTCGCTGGGCGATGCGAAAAGCCTGCGCGGCGGTACCCTGCTGCTGACCCAACTGCGCGCGGCCGACAATGAAGTGTATGCGCTGGCCCAGGGCAACCTCGTCGTCGGCGGCCTGTCCGCGGCCGGCAAGAGCGGCTCGTCGGTGACGGTGAACACGCCGACCGGCGGCCGCATCCCGAACGGCGCCCAGATCGAGCGCGAAATCCCGACTGACTTCGCCACCCGTCCGGCCGTGCTGCTGCGCCTGCGCCATCCGAATTTCGACACCGCGACCAATGTCGTCAATGCCATCAACCGCCGTTTCGGCCAGGTCGCCACCACGGCCGACGGCACCAGCGTCGAGGTCGTGGCGCCCACGAACCCGACCGAGCGCGTCGCCTTCGTCGCCAAGCTGGAGAACATGGCGGTGGAAGCGGGCGCGGAAGTGCCCCGCGTCGTATTCAACTCGCGCACCGGCACCGTCGTGATTTCCGACGGTCTGCGCGTGAAATCGGCCGCCGTCACCCACGGCTCGCTGAAGGTCGTGATCTCGGAAAGCTCGGCCGTCAGCCAGCCGGGACCGTTCTCCAGGGGCCAGACGCAGGTCACGCCGCAATCGAAGGTGTCCGTCGACCAGGGCTCGGGCCAGATGTTCCACTGGCCGGCCGGCGCCCGCCTGCAGACCATCATCGACACGGTCAACAGTCTCGGCGCCTCGCCGGACGACATCATGGCCATCCTGCAGGCGCTCGACCAGGCCGGCGCAATCGAAGGCGAACTGGTGGTGATCTGA
- the flgH gene encoding flagellar basal body L-ring protein FlgH: MKRFALAAGMAASLVLTGCATSHVPLNTPVPEDDVLALPKAQAPRAGIGGGVFSADTVSLTSDARAFRVGDVVTVLLQETTQASKKAGTSFNKGSSASVTPIGALGKTFGRTGLNIAGDRTFNGDATSTQQNALSGAITVLVQEVLPNGLLRVAGEKRLQLNQGEEYVRIKGYLRAADIDNENQVSSLRVANARIAYSGQGTLADANTPGWLTRFFTGPFMPF; encoded by the coding sequence ATGAAACGCTTCGCCCTCGCCGCCGGGATGGCGGCCAGCCTCGTGCTGACCGGATGCGCCACGTCGCACGTCCCCCTGAACACCCCCGTTCCCGAAGACGACGTCCTCGCCCTGCCGAAAGCGCAGGCGCCACGCGCCGGCATCGGGGGCGGCGTGTTCAGCGCCGACACCGTCTCGCTGACCTCGGACGCGCGCGCGTTCCGCGTGGGCGATGTGGTCACCGTCCTGCTGCAGGAAACGACCCAGGCCAGCAAGAAGGCCGGGACCAGCTTCAACAAGGGCTCCTCCGCATCGGTCACGCCGATCGGCGCGCTCGGCAAGACCTTCGGCCGTACCGGCCTGAACATCGCCGGTGACCGCACCTTCAACGGCGACGCCACCAGCACGCAGCAGAACGCGCTGTCCGGCGCCATCACCGTGCTCGTGCAGGAAGTGCTGCCGAACGGCCTCCTGCGCGTGGCCGGCGAAAAGCGCTTGCAGCTGAACCAGGGCGAGGAATACGTGCGCATCAAGGGTTATCTGCGCGCGGCCGACATCGACAACGAGAACCAGGTGTCCTCGCTGCGCGTGGCCAATGCCCGCATCGCCTATTCCGGCCAGGGCACGCTGGCCGACGCGAACACCCCCGGCTGGCTGACCCGGTTCTTCACCGGTCCGTTCATGCCTTTCTGA
- the flgG gene encoding flagellar basal-body rod protein FlgG: MNPAMWISKTGVQAQDTKLQAIANNLANVNTVGFKRDRVVFEDLFYQVGKQPGAQTADNTVSNGVQLGNGVNIVGTQKVFTNGNIQTTGQSLDVAINGNGFLQVRRPDGQPAYTRAGQLQVDSNGVLVNAQGLPLVPQITVPNNATSITIGENGMVSASIPGNIAPTELGQLTLTTFVNPAGLQALGENLFQETAASGNPNEGKAGDGAFGKIKQGALEGSNVQVVEEMVDMIAAQRTYEMNTKVLSAADNMLQYLSQASR; the protein is encoded by the coding sequence ATGAATCCAGCAATGTGGATCAGCAAGACCGGCGTGCAGGCGCAAGATACGAAACTGCAAGCCATCGCCAACAACCTGGCCAACGTGAACACGGTCGGCTTCAAGCGCGACCGCGTCGTCTTCGAAGACCTGTTCTACCAGGTCGGCAAGCAACCGGGCGCCCAGACGGCCGACAACACCGTCTCCAACGGCGTCCAGCTCGGTAACGGCGTGAACATCGTCGGCACGCAGAAGGTCTTCACCAACGGCAACATCCAGACCACCGGCCAGTCGCTCGACGTCGCGATCAACGGCAACGGTTTCCTGCAGGTGCGCCGCCCGGACGGCCAGCCGGCCTACACCCGCGCCGGCCAGCTGCAGGTCGATTCGAACGGCGTGCTGGTCAATGCCCAGGGCCTGCCCCTCGTGCCGCAGATCACCGTCCCGAACAACGCGACCTCGATCACGATCGGCGAGAACGGCATGGTCAGCGCGTCCATCCCGGGCAACATCGCCCCGACCGAACTGGGCCAGTTGACCCTGACGACCTTCGTCAACCCGGCCGGCCTGCAAGCGCTGGGCGAGAACCTGTTCCAGGAAACGGCGGCCAGCGGCAACCCGAACGAAGGCAAGGCCGGCGACGGCGCTTTCGGCAAGATCAAGCAGGGCGCACTGGAAGGCTCGAATGTGCAGGTCGTCGAAGAGATGGTCGACATGATCGCCGCCCAGCGTACTTATGAAATGAACACGAAGGTGTTGTCGGCCGCCGACAACATGCTGCAATACCTGTCCCAGGCTTCCCGCTGA
- a CDS encoding flagellar basal body rod protein FlgF: MDKLIFTAVSGAERLMRSQQVHANNLANLDTAGFRASMEVATQQQLGGFGYDDRHMSAMQADMISTRAGTVRETGRPLDVAIGGQGYLAVQYGDGEAYTRSGEIEIGSDGALSVHGHPLMGEGGPIVLPQHTAVEIGTDGTISVLTEGAKQMQVVDKLRLVNATGAELTKNEAGLIVSRDGANLPTDPSVKVRPRALEGSNVSAVEEMVATMSLNRSFEVQMRLFKASDGMNEAGNKLIAG; this comes from the coding sequence ATGGATAAACTGATCTTCACCGCCGTCTCGGGCGCCGAGCGCCTGATGCGCTCGCAGCAGGTCCACGCCAACAACCTGGCCAACCTGGACACCGCCGGCTTTCGCGCCAGCATGGAAGTGGCGACCCAGCAGCAGCTGGGCGGCTTCGGCTACGACGACCGCCACATGTCGGCCATGCAGGCCGACATGATCTCGACCCGCGCCGGGACCGTGCGCGAAACGGGCCGCCCGCTCGACGTCGCGATCGGCGGCCAGGGCTATCTCGCCGTGCAGTACGGCGACGGCGAAGCCTATACCCGCTCGGGCGAAATCGAAATCGGTTCGGACGGCGCGCTGTCGGTGCACGGCCATCCGCTGATGGGCGAAGGCGGCCCGATCGTCCTGCCGCAGCACACCGCGGTCGAGATCGGTACGGACGGCACGATTTCCGTGCTGACCGAAGGTGCCAAGCAGATGCAGGTCGTCGACAAGCTGCGTCTCGTGAACGCCACGGGCGCCGAACTGACGAAGAACGAGGCCGGCCTCATCGTGTCGCGCGACGGGGCCAACCTGCCGACCGACCCGAGCGTCAAGGTCCGCCCGCGCGCGCTGGAAGGCAGCAATGTCTCGGCCGTCGAGGAAATGGTCGCCACCATGAGCCTGAACCGCAGCTTCGAGGTGCAGATGCGCCTGTTCAAGGCCAGCGACGGCATGAACGAAGCGGGCAACAAGCTGATCGCCGGTTAA
- a CDS encoding flagellar hook protein FlgE, with amino-acid sequence MSFDIALSGIQAINEQLNTVSNNIANAATYGFKAGRANFASVMAGTQPNGVQIGSVTQNISQNGSTQTTGRALDAAIDGRGFFVSVNNQGTTQYSRVGIFSTDAKGVLIDSNGNKVQGYGPTKNGALGAMGDVQVPTGQIPAVATTGVSYVGNLSADWNVPATAFKSTDSSSYNMVKQSLAYDSLGTQHTVSQYFVKTGTGKVDVYYGVDGAAPDTAANPKVSLTFDTSGQLTGTTTGTVTFTGTGATASSVKFDYKGTTYFAGEASTTTNRSDGYASGAFVGLSMSPDGSLVAKYSNDQSQVVGTVAIATFANEGALSAISDTSWVANAESGAALTDPPGVGLSGKLATGALEGSNVDITSELVGLMTSQRNYQANSKVLTTESQMMQALMQAL; translated from the coding sequence ATGAGCTTCGACATCGCACTGTCCGGCATCCAGGCCATCAACGAGCAACTGAACACCGTCTCGAACAACATCGCCAACGCGGCCACGTACGGCTTCAAGGCCGGCCGCGCCAACTTCGCCTCCGTCATGGCCGGCACCCAGCCGAACGGCGTGCAAATCGGCTCGGTGACGCAGAACATCAGCCAGAACGGCAGCACCCAGACGACCGGCCGCGCGCTCGACGCCGCCATCGACGGCCGCGGCTTCTTCGTCAGCGTCAACAACCAGGGCACCACGCAATATTCGCGCGTCGGCATCTTCTCGACCGACGCGAAGGGTGTCCTGATCGACAGCAACGGCAACAAGGTGCAGGGCTACGGTCCGACCAAGAACGGCGCTTTGGGCGCGATGGGCGACGTGCAGGTCCCGACCGGCCAGATCCCGGCCGTCGCGACGACCGGTGTGTCCTACGTCGGCAACCTGTCGGCCGACTGGAACGTGCCGGCGACGGCCTTCAAATCCACCGATTCGTCCAGCTACAACATGGTTAAGCAGTCGCTCGCGTACGACTCGCTGGGCACCCAGCACACCGTGTCGCAATACTTCGTCAAGACTGGTACCGGCAAGGTCGACGTGTATTACGGCGTCGATGGCGCCGCGCCGGACACCGCGGCAAACCCCAAAGTCAGCCTCACCTTCGACACGAGCGGTCAGTTGACCGGAACCACGACGGGCACGGTGACCTTCACGGGTACGGGCGCGACCGCCTCCTCCGTCAAGTTCGACTACAAGGGCACGACCTATTTCGCCGGCGAAGCCAGCACCACCACCAACCGCAGCGACGGTTATGCGTCGGGCGCGTTCGTGGGCCTCTCGATGTCCCCCGACGGCTCGCTCGTCGCCAAGTACAGCAACGACCAGTCGCAGGTGGTCGGCACGGTCGCCATCGCCACCTTCGCCAACGAAGGCGCGCTGTCGGCCATCAGCGATACGAGCTGGGTCGCCAACGCCGAATCCGGCGCCGCCCTGACCGATCCGCCGGGCGTGGGCTTGTCGGGCAAGCTGGCGACCGGCGCACTGGAAGGCTCGAACGTCGACATCACGTCGGAACTGGTCGGCCTGATGACCTCGCAGCGCAACTACCAGGCCAACTCGAAGGTCCTGACCACCGAAAGCCAGATGATGCAGGCCCTGATGCAGGCCCTGTAA
- a CDS encoding flagellar hook capping FlgD N-terminal domain-containing protein yields the protein MMTTTSTTNSQFGNTANAGTDKVSAQAPTSANKDMFTKLLVAQIRNQDPLSPQDPTAYVNQLSQLSQTEALQNLSQTTTASATVLQSLQTLAMGGQVGSDVAVATSTLKLDGNKVSGNVQLNGLSAGTSLILTGTDGQQHTINLGPGSGAQSFTIDPDALGLAPGSYTIQAKPSDGSSPTVEVAARLNSVRVNGTHVVLQVANIGEVDPSSVTGFNGKTGS from the coding sequence ATGATGACGACCACCTCCACCACCAACAGCCAATTCGGCAACACGGCGAACGCGGGCACCGACAAGGTGTCGGCCCAGGCGCCGACCAGCGCGAACAAGGACATGTTCACCAAGCTGCTGGTGGCGCAGATCCGCAACCAGGATCCGCTGTCGCCCCAGGACCCGACCGCCTACGTCAACCAGCTGTCGCAACTGTCGCAGACGGAAGCGCTGCAGAACCTGTCGCAGACGACGACCGCCAGCGCGACCGTCCTGCAAAGCCTGCAAACGCTGGCAATGGGCGGCCAGGTCGGTTCCGACGTGGCCGTGGCGACGAGCACTCTCAAGCTCGACGGCAACAAGGTGAGCGGCAACGTGCAACTGAACGGCCTCTCCGCCGGCACGAGCCTGATCCTGACCGGCACCGACGGCCAGCAGCATACGATCAACCTGGGTCCCGGTTCGGGCGCCCAGTCGTTCACCATCGATCCGGATGCCCTTGGCCTGGCGCCCGGTTCATACACGATCCAGGCCAAGCCATCGGACGGCAGCTCGCCCACGGTCGAAGTGGCGGCGCGCCTGAACAGCGTGCGCGTCAACGGCACCCACGTCGTGCTCCAGGTGGCCAATATCGGCGAGGTCGATCCCTCGTCCGTCACGGGTTTCAACGGCAAGACGGGCTCCTGA
- the flgC gene encoding flagellar basal body rod protein FlgC: MGFKDISQIAGSAMAAQSVRLNTIASNLANADVAAGSEAEAYRARKPVFAAVMGNNASAGVQVLDVVESAEPLRRVHEPDNPKADADGMVYYTNVNEVSEMADMMSASRAFETNVEVLGRIKSMQQSLLKLGDS, from the coding sequence ATGGGCTTCAAGGACATTTCCCAGATCGCCGGTTCGGCGATGGCGGCGCAGTCGGTGCGCCTGAACACGATCGCCAGCAACCTGGCCAACGCCGACGTCGCGGCCGGTTCCGAAGCGGAAGCGTACCGCGCCCGCAAGCCGGTGTTCGCGGCCGTCATGGGCAATAACGCCAGCGCGGGCGTGCAGGTGCTCGACGTGGTCGAAAGCGCCGAGCCGCTGCGCCGCGTGCACGAGCCGGACAATCCCAAGGCCGACGCCGACGGCATGGTCTATTACACGAACGTCAACGAAGTGTCCGAAATGGCCGACATGATGTCCGCCAGCCGCGCCTTCGAAACCAACGTCGAAGTCCTGGGCCGCATCAAATCCATGCAGCAGTCGCTGCTCAAGCTGGGAGATTCCTGA
- the flgB gene encoding flagellar basal body rod protein FlgB, whose amino-acid sequence MTINFKDALGVHADALELRAERTKVLAANIANESTPGYTARDIDFGAMLQDRIDTENGELSLSDDKPLYRVPFHPSADGNTVEIGVEQAAFGQNSSDFNTSLTFINMQLRGLAKAINGQ is encoded by the coding sequence ATGACGATTAATTTCAAAGACGCACTGGGTGTGCACGCGGACGCGCTGGAACTGCGCGCCGAGCGCACCAAGGTGTTGGCGGCGAATATTGCGAATGAAAGCACGCCCGGCTACACCGCACGCGACATCGATTTTGGCGCCATGTTGCAGGATCGCATCGACACGGAGAACGGCGAGCTCAGCCTGAGCGACGACAAGCCGCTGTACCGCGTGCCGTTCCACCCGAGTGCCGACGGCAACACCGTCGAGATCGGCGTCGAGCAAGCCGCGTTCGGCCAAAACTCGTCCGATTTCAATACCAGCCTCACCTTCATCAACATGCAGTTGCGTGGTCTGGCGAAAGCCATCAACGGTCAATAA
- the flgA gene encoding flagellar basal body P-ring formation chaperone FlgA — protein sequence MIAFCKATLAASSLMLFSAFAHAATPSIPVQIEQTAHAELEKQMAASGLTEPQFEIAVVAARPAPPCSQQVAVEPLDTRSPQRMRFVARCPDTPGWRYEYTVRARVTAMVAIAAAPVAANEALTDAQVTIERRDISNIADPVSNPADAVGQMSRRMLRPGDILRSGQLSSPVLVKRGDAVTMVAKREGIEVSMAGEALDAGGKGAVVRVRNAGSGQVVRMRVAGPGTVEPIDMELNR from the coding sequence ATGATTGCTTTCTGTAAGGCAACCCTTGCCGCTTCGTCACTGATGTTGTTTTCTGCGTTCGCGCACGCGGCAACGCCGTCGATTCCGGTGCAAATTGAACAAACCGCCCATGCCGAACTGGAGAAGCAGATGGCGGCGTCAGGATTGACCGAACCGCAATTCGAGATCGCCGTCGTCGCCGCGCGTCCGGCGCCGCCGTGCAGCCAGCAAGTGGCCGTCGAACCGCTCGATACCCGCTCTCCCCAGAGGATGCGCTTCGTGGCGCGCTGTCCGGACACGCCCGGATGGCGGTACGAGTACACCGTCCGCGCGCGCGTGACGGCCATGGTCGCGATCGCCGCCGCGCCGGTCGCGGCCAATGAAGCGTTGACGGATGCACAAGTCACGATCGAGCGCCGTGATATTTCGAACATTGCCGATCCGGTCAGCAATCCGGCCGACGCGGTCGGACAAATGTCTCGTCGCATGTTGCGTCCAGGAGACATTCTGCGCAGCGGCCAGCTCAGCAGTCCGGTGCTGGTGAAGCGCGGCGATGCCGTCACGATGGTCGCGAAGCGCGAAGGCATCGAAGTCAGCATGGCCGGAGAGGCATTGGATGCGGGCGGGAAGGGCGCCGTCGTGCGCGTGCGCAACGCCGGCAGCGGACAGGTCGTGCGCATGCGTGTCGCCGGACCTGGCACGGTTGAGCCCATCGACATGGAGCTCAACCGCTGA
- a CDS encoding glycoside hydrolase family 73 protein, with translation MRHAEFTTSIPALTPTQATAPTAPLKNGSNAGGGKFGGIFNEVQGEVSDFIQNGGGDFATSAQLSAEGRMWAARSQNTTAAVMGDGTDASPDQQAFLESIAPWAKEAADKLGVAPELVSAHAALESGWGQRPLRNADGSSTYNLFGIKANANWRGSVAESATTEYVGGAALKTSARFRAYPDQASAFRDYAQMLIDNPRFHGALGTGNNAQAFAAGLAKGGYATDPAYAAKLARLAGKLQNISG, from the coding sequence ATGCGCCACGCTGAATTCACGACGTCGATCCCCGCCCTCACCCCGACACAGGCCACCGCGCCGACCGCGCCCCTGAAAAATGGGAGCAATGCGGGCGGCGGCAAATTCGGCGGCATCTTCAACGAGGTGCAGGGCGAGGTGTCCGACTTCATCCAGAACGGCGGCGGCGATTTCGCCACGAGCGCTCAGCTCAGCGCCGAGGGCCGCATGTGGGCCGCGCGCAGCCAGAACACGACGGCCGCCGTCATGGGCGACGGCACCGACGCGTCCCCCGACCAGCAGGCTTTCCTGGAGAGCATCGCCCCGTGGGCCAAGGAAGCGGCCGACAAGCTGGGCGTGGCGCCGGAACTCGTCTCCGCGCACGCCGCGCTGGAATCCGGCTGGGGCCAGCGTCCGCTGCGCAATGCGGACGGCAGCTCGACGTATAACCTGTTCGGCATCAAGGCCAACGCCAATTGGCGCGGCAGTGTGGCCGAATCCGCCACGACGGAATACGTGGGCGGTGCCGCGCTCAAGACGAGCGCCCGGTTCCGTGCCTATCCGGACCAGGCCAGCGCCTTCCGCGACTATGCACAAATGCTGATCGACAATCCGCGCTTCCACGGCGCGCTCGGCACCGGGAACAATGCCCAGGCGTTCGCCGCCGGCCTGGCGAAAGGCGGGTATGCGACCGACCCGGCCTATGCGGCCAAGCTCGCCCGCCTGGCCGGCAAACTGCAGAACATCAGCGGTTGA